A single genomic interval of Polyangium spumosum harbors:
- a CDS encoding ATP-binding protein codes for MKLFNTAGPCRPEMHYMLPPLRRIPEAIALIETMGYFVLHAPRQTGKTTALRALAEELTASGRYAALQFSCEAGEVAGDDFEGAQRTILASLRSRAETSLPPELQPPPFSEVAPDGFLLYGALKAWAEACPRPLVLFFDEIDALRGQSLLSVLRQLRAGYAERPHAFPASVVLCGLRDVREYKVASGGDPNRLGTSSPFNVKVASLRLGNFSGEEVAELYRQHTTETGQVFTDEAVAHAFEVTGGQPWLVNALAREIVEVMRVPATEPITAAHVDAAKERLILARQTHLDSLVARLMEPRVRRVIEPMLVGVPGDEGADVTYDDDVSYVRDLGLVLTRPLRIANPIYKEVIVRVLGNKAEDQVMDEPRAFVLPDGRLAWRKLLRAFSRFWREHGQALATRMPYPEAGPQLVLMAFLQRIVNGGGYIDREYGVGRGRIDLLVRYPYRKPDGTRAEQRRAMEIKVWRRGQKNPLKKGLAQLDVYLGELGLSRGTLWIFDARGKLARKPVRKEDVVTRGGRRVRVIWA; via the coding sequence ATGAAGCTCTTCAACACCGCGGGGCCTTGCCGGCCGGAGATGCACTACATGCTCCCGCCGCTGCGGCGCATCCCGGAGGCGATCGCGCTCATCGAGACGATGGGTTACTTCGTGCTCCATGCGCCCAGGCAGACGGGCAAGACCACGGCGTTGCGAGCGCTCGCGGAGGAGCTGACGGCCTCGGGTCGTTACGCGGCGCTGCAGTTCTCCTGCGAGGCGGGTGAGGTCGCGGGCGACGACTTCGAGGGCGCCCAGCGGACGATCCTCGCCTCGCTGCGAAGCCGCGCCGAGACCAGCCTGCCGCCGGAGCTCCAGCCGCCGCCGTTCTCGGAGGTCGCCCCCGATGGATTCCTCCTGTACGGCGCCCTCAAGGCCTGGGCGGAAGCGTGTCCCCGGCCGCTCGTGCTCTTCTTCGACGAGATCGACGCGCTGCGCGGGCAGAGCTTGCTCAGCGTGTTGCGGCAGCTCCGCGCGGGATACGCCGAGCGACCGCACGCCTTCCCCGCATCCGTCGTGCTCTGCGGCTTGCGCGACGTGCGCGAGTACAAGGTCGCGAGCGGCGGCGATCCGAACCGGCTCGGCACCTCGAGCCCGTTCAACGTGAAGGTCGCGTCCTTGCGCCTCGGCAACTTCTCGGGCGAGGAGGTCGCGGAGCTCTACCGCCAGCACACGACCGAGACGGGGCAGGTGTTCACGGACGAGGCCGTCGCGCATGCCTTCGAGGTCACCGGCGGGCAGCCGTGGCTCGTCAACGCGCTCGCTCGCGAGATCGTCGAGGTGATGCGCGTGCCCGCGACCGAGCCGATCACGGCCGCGCACGTGGACGCCGCGAAGGAGCGGCTCATCCTCGCGCGCCAGACGCACCTCGACTCGCTCGTGGCGAGGCTCATGGAGCCGCGCGTGCGCCGCGTGATCGAGCCGATGCTCGTCGGCGTGCCGGGGGACGAAGGCGCCGACGTGACCTACGACGACGACGTCTCCTACGTGCGCGACCTCGGCCTCGTGCTGACGCGGCCCTTGCGGATCGCGAACCCGATCTACAAGGAGGTGATCGTCCGGGTCCTCGGGAACAAGGCCGAGGATCAGGTGATGGACGAGCCTCGCGCGTTCGTGCTCCCGGACGGCAGGCTCGCGTGGCGCAAGCTCCTGCGGGCGTTCTCGCGGTTCTGGCGGGAGCACGGGCAAGCGCTCGCGACGCGGATGCCCTACCCGGAGGCCGGGCCGCAGCTCGTGCTGATGGCGTTTTTGCAGCGGATCGTCAACGGCGGCGGGTACATCGATCGCGAGTACGGGGTCGGTCGAGGGCGGATCGATCTCCTGGTGCGTTACCCCTATCGAAAGCCCGACGGCACGCGCGCCGAGCAGCGGCGAGCCATGGAGATCAAGGTGTGGCGGCGCGGGCAGAAGAACCCGCTGAAGAAGGGGCTCGCGCAGCTCGATGTGTACCTCGGCGAGCTCGGCCTCTCGCGCGGGACGCTCTGGATCTTCGACGCGCGGGGCAAGCTCGCGCGCAAGCCCGTGCGCAAGGAGGACGTGGTCACGCGCGGAGGGCGGCGCGTGCGGGTGATCTGGGCCTGA
- a CDS encoding carbon starvation protein A gives MLPLLALGVIVLLTVGYFSYGRLVARNYALDDAKVTPAVTRADGEDFVPTKPFYLLGQHFSAIAAAGPIAGPILAAQMFGWGPCVLWIGFGVIFIGAVHDFSALVASVRHEGESVAEIVRRQLGRRAWLLILAFIWLALIYVIVAFADITASTFVGKTEEFEGGTYSFNPGGAVAAASVMYLGLSVVMGLVERRFKPPLWLMTLVFVPATLGVVWLGTKVSTAFVLPFENPQRAFGLGILVYCFIASLLPVWLLLQPRGYLGGFVLYLALAAGMIGLFFGGLRYPGEFDIRMPAFKTFDAGGPFGALFPFLFVTIACGACSGFHGLVCSGTTSKQIAKESHTHPVGYGAMLLEAFVAIIALTTVITLAPEGKLPGPGKIYGDGVGRFMTVILGKEHFLFAATFGAMAFSTFVFDTLDVSTRLGRYVLEELFGWSKKRKAGAIAAALTLLPPAYFVATARPPGPGVRPAYLDFWTLFGTSNQLLAALTLLAITVWLHREKRRIWYTAVPMLFVMTVTLWALVAQIRHAFGSLRDGGLSLNTATMNGVVGVLLVGLAVALLVESGRALLGRAPLPAETRAG, from the coding sequence GTGTTGCCCCTGCTCGCGCTCGGCGTCATCGTCCTGCTCACCGTCGGCTACTTCTCCTACGGCCGCCTCGTCGCGAGGAACTACGCGCTCGACGACGCCAAGGTGACGCCCGCGGTCACGCGCGCCGACGGCGAGGACTTCGTGCCGACGAAGCCCTTTTACCTCCTCGGCCAGCACTTCAGCGCCATCGCCGCGGCTGGCCCCATCGCGGGCCCGATCCTCGCGGCGCAGATGTTCGGCTGGGGCCCGTGCGTGCTCTGGATCGGCTTCGGCGTGATCTTCATCGGCGCCGTGCACGACTTCTCCGCGCTCGTGGCGAGCGTGCGACACGAGGGCGAGAGCGTGGCCGAGATCGTCCGTCGGCAGCTCGGCCGGCGCGCGTGGCTGCTCATCCTCGCGTTCATCTGGCTGGCGCTGATCTACGTGATCGTGGCCTTCGCCGACATCACGGCGAGCACGTTCGTGGGCAAGACCGAGGAGTTCGAGGGCGGCACCTACAGCTTCAACCCGGGCGGCGCCGTCGCGGCGGCGAGCGTCATGTACCTCGGCCTCTCCGTCGTGATGGGCCTCGTCGAGCGGCGCTTCAAGCCTCCGCTCTGGCTCATGACGCTCGTCTTCGTGCCCGCGACGCTCGGCGTCGTCTGGCTCGGCACCAAGGTCTCCACGGCGTTCGTGCTCCCCTTCGAGAACCCGCAACGCGCCTTTGGCCTCGGCATCCTCGTCTACTGCTTCATCGCCTCGCTCCTGCCCGTGTGGCTGCTGCTCCAGCCGCGGGGTTACCTCGGCGGGTTCGTCCTCTACCTCGCGCTCGCGGCCGGCATGATCGGCCTCTTCTTCGGTGGCCTGCGTTATCCCGGCGAGTTCGACATCCGCATGCCGGCCTTCAAGACCTTCGACGCCGGCGGCCCCTTCGGCGCGCTCTTTCCGTTCCTCTTCGTGACCATCGCGTGTGGCGCTTGCTCGGGCTTCCACGGCCTCGTCTGCTCCGGCACGACCTCGAAGCAGATCGCCAAGGAGTCGCACACGCACCCCGTCGGTTACGGCGCGATGCTCCTCGAGGCCTTCGTCGCCATCATCGCGCTCACGACGGTCATCACCCTCGCGCCGGAGGGAAAGCTCCCTGGTCCTGGCAAGATCTACGGCGATGGCGTGGGCCGCTTCATGACCGTGATCCTCGGCAAAGAGCATTTCCTCTTCGCCGCGACCTTCGGCGCGATGGCCTTCTCCACCTTCGTCTTCGACACGCTCGACGTCTCCACGCGCCTCGGCCGTTACGTGCTCGAGGAGCTCTTCGGCTGGAGCAAGAAGCGCAAAGCGGGCGCGATCGCCGCGGCTTTGACCCTGCTCCCGCCGGCGTATTTCGTCGCCACCGCGCGCCCGCCGGGCCCCGGCGTCCGGCCGGCCTACCTCGATTTCTGGACGCTCTTCGGCACGAGCAACCAGCTCCTCGCCGCGCTCACGCTCCTCGCGATCACCGTCTGGCTCCACCGCGAGAAGCGCCGCATCTGGTACACGGCCGTGCCCATGCTCTTCGTCATGACCGTGACCCTCTGGGCCCTCGTCGCCCAGATCCGCCACGCCTTCGGATCGCTGCGCGACGGCGGCCTCTCGTTGAACACGGCGACCATGAACGGCGTCGTCGGCGTCCTGCTCGTCGGCCTCGCCGTGGCCCTGCTCGTCGAGTCGGGAAGGGCCCTGCTCGGCCGCGCCCCCCTTCCGGCCGAGACACGCGCGGGCTAG
- a CDS encoding dipeptidyl-peptidase 3 family protein yields MRILPDVSARLARFVPTPIDADLDALSPEEREVLAHLVRASLPIDEIFLRQSFAEAPALREALAKEASPLAKDALVYFDLSAGPWDRLDQAPFVGEMPRPPGAGYYPVDMTKEELEAHMAASPGEADALRSLYTLVRRAEKGLVTIPYRDAFRVFLGPVARELEAARKASKDEGLSHYLGAVVEALGVDDYYASDIAWMDMASRVEVTIGPYETYEDRLFGYKAAFTSFVTVIDPSASSTLARLKSELPAMEQNLPLPDEHKNPNRGTDSPIRVADLVFSAGDTRAGVQTLAFNLPNDERVREAKGSKNVLLRNVMKAKFEGILRPIAARVLAPEELGRLSADAFFHHTLLHELSHGLGPGRIVVDGASTEVRLRLLELHSPLEEAKADVMGIYNLLFLMDRGVLPAEGRSALFSTFLAGMFRATRFGVEEAHGKGTALQFHWLMEKGVIREDAASGLFSIDHDAVPAAIRELLGEILLVQARGDKEGARAMLSKYGVMSAALERALGKLGDIPVDIRPIYPAAERLLGVRS; encoded by the coding sequence ATGCGAATCCTGCCTGACGTCTCCGCGCGCCTCGCGCGCTTCGTGCCCACGCCCATCGACGCCGACCTCGACGCGCTCTCGCCGGAGGAGCGCGAGGTCCTCGCGCACCTCGTCCGGGCGTCCTTGCCGATCGACGAGATCTTTTTGCGGCAATCGTTCGCCGAGGCGCCCGCCTTGCGCGAGGCGCTGGCGAAGGAGGCGTCGCCACTCGCGAAGGACGCGCTCGTTTATTTCGACCTCTCGGCCGGGCCCTGGGACAGGCTCGATCAGGCGCCGTTCGTGGGCGAAATGCCGCGGCCGCCCGGCGCCGGTTATTACCCGGTCGACATGACGAAGGAGGAGCTCGAGGCGCACATGGCCGCGTCTCCGGGCGAGGCCGACGCGCTCCGGAGCCTCTACACGCTCGTCCGGCGCGCGGAGAAGGGGCTCGTGACGATCCCGTACCGCGACGCCTTCCGGGTATTCCTCGGGCCCGTCGCCAGGGAGCTCGAAGCGGCGCGGAAGGCGTCGAAAGACGAGGGGCTCTCGCATTACCTCGGCGCCGTCGTCGAGGCGCTCGGCGTCGATGATTATTACGCGAGCGACATCGCCTGGATGGATATGGCGAGCCGCGTCGAGGTCACGATCGGCCCCTACGAGACCTACGAGGATCGGCTCTTCGGGTACAAGGCCGCGTTCACCTCGTTCGTGACCGTGATCGACCCTTCGGCGTCGAGCACGCTCGCGCGGCTGAAGTCCGAGCTGCCCGCGATGGAGCAGAACCTCCCCCTGCCGGACGAGCACAAGAACCCGAACCGCGGCACCGATTCACCCATTCGCGTGGCCGACCTCGTCTTTTCGGCGGGCGACACCCGGGCGGGCGTGCAGACGCTCGCGTTCAACCTGCCGAACGACGAGCGGGTCCGCGAGGCGAAGGGGAGCAAAAACGTCCTGCTCCGCAATGTGATGAAGGCCAAATTCGAGGGGATCCTGAGGCCGATCGCGGCGCGTGTCCTCGCGCCCGAGGAGCTCGGGCGCCTCTCGGCCGACGCATTTTTCCACCACACGCTCCTGCACGAGCTCTCGCACGGCCTCGGGCCGGGCCGGATCGTCGTGGACGGCGCCTCCACGGAGGTGCGGCTCCGGCTCCTGGAGCTGCATTCGCCGCTCGAGGAGGCGAAGGCCGACGTGATGGGGATCTACAACCTCCTCTTTTTGATGGATCGTGGCGTCCTGCCGGCCGAGGGGCGGAGCGCGCTGTTCTCGACGTTCCTCGCCGGCATGTTCCGCGCGACGCGTTTCGGAGTCGAGGAGGCGCACGGCAAAGGGACGGCGCTCCAGTTCCATTGGCTGATGGAGAAGGGCGTCATCCGCGAGGACGCGGCGAGCGGGCTGTTCTCGATCGATCACGACGCTGTGCCCGCGGCGATCCGCGAGCTGCTCGGCGAGATCCTCCTCGTGCAGGCCCGCGGCGACAAGGAGGGGGCGCGGGCCATGTTGTCGAAATACGGCGTGATGTCGGCGGCGCTCGAACGGGCGCTCGGCAAGCTCGGCGATATCCCGGTGGATATCC
- a CDS encoding DUF4139 domain-containing protein translates to MGRNLGPRIRRVVLSKEGLAHVERRGSADGSFELPFGRAELGEVLRSLVVWVERGEGRATALGFDAPEDPDAALAERKLRFEPGATLRGIVHAARGRRVRVSGSDGPIEGEVLGFEESPGGQGPRRWLLLRTGAGHIEVVDLASVRKIELADPALQGSLDVLVSRGRASAGGDGRAVRVTLEGHVEDVRVLYVVPAAPFQVSYRLALSGAEARLLAFALVQNPLEEDLEDVELVLTSAQPAAATSDSFGRVDRRGDDDEPENATKLERTRRAHGQPATIRAAAPLGTLVALAGRAQERLDEADTMDTELAAAELAAAIAAEPREWTAEGPVSIPRRGAAMIPVLAKSVRVRKERLFREGAGPNPDLVLCFDNDTGVRLEEGRCAVYDDGRYVGESALGPAARGASARVTFTKDPGVRCSRTSRRDTTFAGLVFEAGGLIEQRRVEERHVVCVRNDHLAAVDVVVELSRKEGRTLTASGLAPLAETSRATRFRVEAPSRGEASIEVTEAWTEATRLAYESVAPSQIEAWRASGRVEASRLDELSGLSRDLEQATSIEAERVRLDRELVDVFARHGKIAEQLAVLRDVGPEGALRARYVSELDAMQQRIGPMEAELRRLKDEADARRRSAERALEALARSS, encoded by the coding sequence ATGGGACGAAACCTTGGGCCACGCATCCGGCGCGTGGTCCTCTCCAAGGAAGGCCTCGCCCACGTCGAGCGACGCGGCAGCGCCGACGGAAGCTTCGAGTTGCCCTTCGGCCGCGCCGAGCTCGGCGAGGTGCTGCGCTCGCTCGTGGTCTGGGTCGAGCGCGGCGAGGGTCGCGCCACGGCGCTCGGCTTCGACGCGCCCGAGGATCCGGACGCCGCGCTCGCCGAACGAAAGCTCCGCTTCGAGCCCGGCGCGACGCTGCGCGGCATCGTGCACGCCGCGCGCGGGCGGCGCGTGCGGGTCTCCGGCAGCGACGGGCCGATCGAGGGCGAGGTGCTCGGCTTCGAGGAGTCGCCCGGCGGCCAAGGTCCACGCAGGTGGTTGCTGCTCCGCACGGGCGCCGGGCACATCGAGGTCGTCGACCTCGCCTCGGTGCGGAAGATCGAGCTCGCCGATCCCGCCCTGCAAGGCAGCCTCGACGTGCTCGTGAGCCGCGGGCGCGCCTCCGCCGGCGGAGACGGTCGCGCCGTGCGCGTGACGCTCGAGGGCCACGTCGAGGACGTGCGCGTGCTCTACGTGGTGCCCGCGGCGCCGTTCCAGGTCTCGTACCGCCTCGCGCTCTCCGGCGCGGAGGCGCGGCTCCTCGCCTTCGCCCTCGTGCAGAACCCGCTCGAAGAGGACCTCGAGGACGTGGAGCTCGTGCTCACGTCCGCGCAGCCCGCCGCGGCGACGAGCGACTCGTTCGGGCGCGTCGATCGGCGGGGCGACGACGACGAGCCCGAGAACGCCACGAAGCTCGAGCGCACCCGCCGCGCGCACGGCCAGCCGGCCACGATCCGCGCCGCCGCGCCGCTCGGCACGCTCGTCGCGCTCGCTGGCCGCGCGCAGGAGCGGCTCGACGAGGCGGACACGATGGACACCGAGCTCGCCGCCGCCGAGCTCGCCGCCGCGATCGCCGCCGAGCCGAGGGAGTGGACCGCCGAGGGTCCCGTCTCCATCCCGCGCCGCGGCGCCGCCATGATCCCGGTGCTCGCCAAGAGCGTCCGTGTGCGCAAGGAGCGCCTCTTCCGCGAGGGCGCGGGCCCGAACCCCGACCTCGTGCTCTGCTTCGACAACGACACCGGCGTTCGCCTCGAAGAGGGCCGATGCGCGGTCTACGACGACGGCCGTTACGTCGGCGAGTCCGCCCTCGGCCCCGCGGCGCGTGGCGCGTCGGCGCGCGTCACCTTCACGAAGGACCCGGGGGTCCGTTGCAGCCGCACGAGCCGCAGGGACACGACCTTCGCGGGCCTCGTCTTCGAGGCGGGTGGCCTCATCGAGCAGCGGCGCGTCGAGGAGCGCCACGTCGTCTGCGTGCGAAACGATCACCTCGCCGCCGTCGACGTCGTGGTCGAGCTCTCGCGCAAGGAGGGCCGCACGCTCACGGCCAGCGGCCTCGCGCCGCTCGCGGAGACGTCACGCGCCACGCGCTTCCGTGTCGAGGCCCCGTCGCGCGGCGAGGCCTCGATCGAGGTCACGGAGGCGTGGACCGAGGCGACGCGCCTCGCCTACGAGTCTGTCGCGCCTTCGCAGATCGAGGCCTGGCGAGCGTCCGGGCGGGTCGAAGCATCACGCCTCGACGAGCTCTCCGGGCTCTCGCGCGACCTCGAGCAGGCGACCTCGATCGAGGCGGAGCGGGTGCGGCTCGATCGCGAGCTCGTCGACGTCTTCGCCCGGCACGGAAAGATCGCCGAGCAGCTCGCGGTGCTGCGCGACGTGGGCCCGGAGGGTGCGCTGCGCGCGCGGTACGTGAGCGAGCTCGACGCCATGCAGCAGCGCATCGGCCCGATGGAGGCGGAGCTGCGCAGGCTGAAGGACGAGGCCGACGCGAGGCGACGCTCTGCGGAGCGGGCGCTCGAGGCCCTCGCGCGGAGCTCGTAG
- a CDS encoding asparaginase domain-containing protein, with translation MRLLLIHTGGTLMMRGGDPTPLEPDVYTRDLVAELPVLRKLAEIETRILYNLDSADFQPHHWVELAACVHGSLDRYDGFVIVHGTDTMAYTASALAFLLPGLDRPVILTGAQKPLIDVRTDARTNLVDACHLATTRIPEVGIAFHSELLRGCRATKLDAWGMKAFGSPACPPLAELGLGVHLAPHVLAPRPRAPFDGRLEPHVLAVRAFPGLDPRLLSGALAAGVRGVVIEGFGAGNVPRLSNSLVPVIEAASAADVPVVIVSQSTRGAVDLARYQGGVAAARAGAIGAGDMTTEAALTKLMITLGRAEGEGRVAAARVAFASSWAGEISL, from the coding sequence GTGCGGCTCTTGCTGATCCACACGGGCGGGACGCTCATGATGCGCGGCGGCGATCCGACGCCGCTCGAGCCCGACGTGTACACGCGCGACCTCGTCGCGGAGCTGCCCGTCCTGCGCAAGCTCGCCGAGATCGAGACGAGGATCCTCTACAACCTCGACTCGGCCGACTTCCAGCCGCATCACTGGGTCGAGCTCGCCGCGTGCGTGCACGGCTCGCTCGATCGGTACGACGGCTTCGTGATCGTCCACGGCACCGACACGATGGCCTACACGGCCAGCGCGCTCGCGTTCCTCCTGCCGGGGCTCGATCGGCCGGTGATCCTGACGGGCGCGCAGAAGCCGCTCATCGACGTGCGCACCGACGCGCGCACGAACCTCGTCGACGCGTGTCACCTCGCCACGACGCGGATCCCCGAGGTCGGCATCGCGTTCCACTCGGAGCTGCTCCGCGGTTGCCGCGCGACGAAGCTCGACGCGTGGGGGATGAAGGCCTTCGGATCACCGGCGTGTCCGCCGCTCGCCGAGCTCGGCCTCGGCGTGCACCTCGCGCCGCACGTGCTCGCGCCGCGGCCGAGGGCGCCGTTCGACGGCAGGCTCGAGCCCCACGTGCTCGCGGTGCGCGCCTTCCCGGGGCTCGATCCGCGGCTGCTCTCCGGCGCGCTCGCGGCGGGCGTGCGCGGCGTGGTGATCGAGGGCTTCGGCGCGGGGAACGTGCCGCGCCTGTCGAACTCGCTCGTGCCCGTGATCGAGGCGGCGAGCGCGGCGGACGTGCCCGTGGTGATCGTCAGCCAGTCGACGCGCGGCGCCGTGGATCTCGCGCGGTATCAGGGCGGCGTCGCGGCCGCGCGTGCAGGCGCGATCGGCGCGGGCGACATGACGACCGAGGCGGCCCTGACGAAGCTCATGATCACGCTCGGCCGCGCGGAGGGCGAGGGGCGGGTCGCGGCGGCGCGCGTGGCGTTCGCGTCTTCGTGGGCGGGCGAGATCAGCCTGTGA
- a CDS encoding AgmX/PglI C-terminal domain-containing protein — MEHRNEKKQALDSNNPFVAKAPVDLFGAAQARPFDPRALFADKTNEPVEVSADAPEGSYTYALVKSGPEVPSEECERAEEAIEIMILWGDSILHVAHLSPARPFHVGEENADFVIPSATLGASRLPVVLVGADGKARVVVPASAKGSIETEGKRAPVDATNAAPCAALAGSVEIALSLGQMVKVAIGDLTIQVASVKAGRKVKGPVVATQGKGLSWHGVSLAVHAGLLAAAAFFLPPLGVDEQDGISAEDKYFIQHALDVSAEREQEKKETPELVETDAQSPGGSSGARARDSEGKTGSTTSRNTDGRLAFSGPRDNTDPQIARHAALDEARNFGMIGMLNVMNGGSPVTASWGGETSLGSDPRDAVGNLWGTTLDDAAGAGGLGLTGLDQGGGGKGEGIGIDRIGTIGANLGGPGGFNRQFKPREHKTSAPIVRPQGVSASGRLPAEIIQRTVRQNFGRFRFCYEQGLRQNPNLGGRVAVRFVIGRDGAVSQVSNGGADIADQNVVSCVVRSFYGMSFPAPEDGIVTVTYPILFQPGS, encoded by the coding sequence ATGGAGCATCGCAACGAGAAGAAGCAGGCACTCGACTCGAACAACCCGTTCGTCGCCAAGGCGCCCGTGGATCTCTTCGGCGCGGCCCAGGCGCGCCCCTTCGATCCCCGCGCCCTCTTCGCCGACAAGACGAACGAGCCCGTCGAGGTGAGCGCCGACGCGCCCGAGGGTTCGTACACGTACGCGCTCGTCAAGAGTGGCCCCGAGGTCCCGAGCGAGGAGTGCGAGCGCGCCGAGGAGGCGATCGAGATCATGATCCTCTGGGGCGACTCGATCCTGCACGTCGCGCACCTCTCGCCGGCGCGCCCGTTCCACGTCGGCGAGGAGAACGCCGACTTCGTGATCCCCTCGGCCACGCTCGGCGCCTCGCGGCTCCCGGTCGTGCTCGTGGGCGCGGACGGCAAGGCGCGCGTCGTGGTGCCGGCGTCGGCGAAGGGCTCGATCGAGACCGAGGGCAAGCGCGCCCCGGTCGACGCGACGAACGCGGCGCCGTGCGCGGCGCTCGCGGGCAGCGTGGAGATCGCGCTCTCGCTCGGCCAGATGGTGAAGGTGGCGATCGGCGATCTCACGATCCAGGTCGCGAGCGTGAAGGCGGGCCGCAAGGTCAAGGGCCCGGTGGTGGCGACGCAGGGCAAGGGTCTGTCCTGGCACGGTGTCTCGCTCGCGGTGCACGCGGGGCTGCTGGCGGCGGCCGCGTTTTTCCTCCCGCCCCTCGGCGTGGACGAGCAGGACGGGATCTCGGCGGAGGACAAGTACTTCATCCAGCACGCGCTCGACGTGAGCGCGGAGCGCGAGCAGGAGAAGAAGGAGACGCCCGAGCTCGTCGAGACGGACGCGCAGAGCCCCGGCGGCAGCTCCGGCGCGCGCGCCAGGGACAGCGAGGGCAAGACGGGCAGCACGACGAGCAGAAACACCGATGGTCGGCTCGCGTTCAGCGGGCCGAGGGACAACACGGACCCGCAGATCGCCCGGCACGCGGCGCTCGACGAGGCGCGCAACTTCGGGATGATCGGCATGCTCAACGTGATGAACGGGGGCAGCCCCGTGACCGCGTCCTGGGGCGGCGAGACCTCCCTCGGCAGCGACCCGCGGGACGCCGTCGGCAACCTCTGGGGCACGACGCTCGACGACGCCGCGGGCGCGGGTGGGCTCGGTTTGACGGGGCTCGATCAGGGAGGTGGTGGCAAGGGTGAGGGCATCGGGATCGATCGTATCGGCACGATCGGCGCGAACCTCGGCGGTCCGGGCGGCTTCAACCGCCAGTTCAAGCCGCGGGAGCACAAGACGAGCGCGCCGATCGTGCGGCCCCAGGGCGTCTCGGCGAGTGGTCGTCTGCCCGCCGAGATCATCCAGCGGACCGTGCGGCAGAACTTCGGGCGTTTCCGGTTCTGCTACGAGCAGGGCCTGCGGCAGAACCCGAACCTCGGCGGTCGCGTGGCCGTGCGGTTCGTGATCGGTCGCGACGGCGCGGTGTCGCAGGTGTCGAACGGCGGCGCGGACATCGCCGATCAGAACGTGGTCTCCTGCGTGGTCCGCTCGTTCTACGGCATGAGCTTCCCCGCGCCGGAGGACGGGATCGTCACCGTGACCTACCCGATCCTCTTCCAGCCCGGGAGCTGA
- a CDS encoding AgmX/PglI C-terminal domain-containing protein has protein sequence MVGVSVASDPPVRDARVSAAARAVDVVVRWGDDCTLAAHELSPPRPFFVGDEPGCDVALPAEIVGASRVPVLLARWDGDVRVVVPKGAKVVIDGGKPMTAARAVARGLAEASRVHRDAAEVLLGLAATIAVRIGPITIEITGSEGAPRAPRQPVMERRLGLSHLASVLLHLLVFALVGSRFQPIDDDDYDGVTDDQRFYIQQMLERAAEKEMEWAEREGEESVLAALERRARRRARRLRSEADQDDAYMRFLQTASERWAAEEFARARAEEPSDTRDTGLIGLLYERPPQPPKPPAPQPAPTGRASTQTRPGAMALNGRLPPEVVRRIIRQNFGRFRLCYENGLRLNPNLQGRVAVRFVIGADGAVSNVGNGGSDMPDGGVIACIVRAFHGLSFPKPEGGIVSVVYPIMFSPGG, from the coding sequence GTGGTCGGTGTCTCCGTGGCCTCCGATCCGCCGGTTCGAGATGCAAGGGTGAGCGCCGCGGCGCGCGCCGTCGACGTCGTCGTGCGCTGGGGGGACGACTGCACGCTCGCCGCGCACGAGCTCTCGCCGCCGCGCCCGTTCTTCGTGGGCGACGAGCCGGGCTGCGACGTCGCGTTGCCGGCCGAGATCGTGGGCGCGTCGCGCGTGCCCGTGCTGCTCGCGCGCTGGGACGGAGACGTGCGCGTCGTCGTGCCGAAGGGCGCGAAGGTCGTGATCGACGGGGGCAAGCCGATGACGGCGGCGCGCGCGGTCGCGCGGGGCCTCGCCGAGGCTTCGCGTGTTCATCGAGACGCGGCGGAGGTGCTCCTCGGGTTGGCCGCGACGATCGCCGTGCGCATCGGGCCGATCACGATCGAGATCACCGGCAGCGAAGGCGCTCCCCGCGCGCCCAGGCAGCCCGTGATGGAGAGGCGCCTCGGGCTCTCGCACCTGGCCTCGGTGCTGCTCCACCTGCTCGTGTTCGCGCTCGTGGGCTCGCGCTTCCAGCCCATCGACGACGACGACTACGACGGCGTCACCGATGATCAGCGGTTCTACATCCAGCAGATGCTGGAGCGGGCCGCCGAGAAGGAGATGGAGTGGGCCGAGCGTGAAGGGGAAGAGAGCGTGCTCGCGGCCCTCGAACGCAGGGCGCGACGGCGAGCGCGTCGCCTTCGTTCGGAGGCCGATCAAGACGACGCGTACATGCGGTTCCTGCAGACCGCGAGCGAGCGCTGGGCCGCGGAAGAGTTCGCCCGCGCGCGCGCCGAGGAGCCGAGCGACACGCGCGACACCGGCCTGATCGGCCTGCTTTACGAGCGGCCCCCGCAGCCGCCGAAGCCCCCGGCCCCGCAGCCCGCGCCCACCGGGCGCGCCTCGACGCAGACGCGCCCGGGCGCGATGGCGTTGAACGGTCGTCTGCCGCCCGAGGTGGTCCGTCGCATCATCCGGCAGAACTTCGGGCGCTTCCGGCTCTGTTACGAGAACGGCCTGCGGCTGAACCCGAACCTCCAGGGGCGCGTCGCCGTGCGGTTCGTGATCGGGGCCGACGGCGCGGTGTCGAACGTCGGCAACGGCGGCTCGGACATGCCCGACGGCGGCGTCATCGCGTGCATCGTGCGCGCTTTTCACGGCCTGAGCTTCCCGAAGCCCGAGGGCGGGATCGTGTCGGTGGTCTACCCGATCATGTTCTCGCCGGGTGGATGA